The DNA region CCACCTCGCTGGAGGCCGCCCGGCTGCTGGCCTACCGCGCCGCGTGGCTGATCGACCACGGTCAGCGCAACACCCTGGCCGCCTCGCAGGCCAAGCTGTTCGCTGCCGAGAGCGTGATGGTGGCGGCCACCGAGGCCGTGCAGATCTTCGGCGGCATGGGCTACTCGACGGAATACCCCGTAGAAAAGCTGTTCCGGGACGCCAAGGTCCTGCAAATCTATGAGGGCACCAGCGAGATCCAGAAACTGGTGATCGCCCGCGAGCTGCAGCGGTAATTCAGGACACCACGAACAGGGAGAAAGAACATGAATCTCAAAGACAAGACGGTGCTGATCACGGGGGCGGCCTCCGGGCTGGGGGCAGGTACGGCCCGAATGGTGGCCGGGGCGGGCGGATTTCCGCTGATGCTGGACCTGAATGCGGAGGCGGGTGAGGCGCTGGCCGGGGAACTCGGCGGCCTGTTCGTGCGGGCGGACGTGGCCAGCGAGTCGGACGTGCAGGCCGCCCTCGATGCCGGACGCGAGCGCTTCGGCGCCTTGCACGGCGCGGTGAGCTGCGCCGGGATCGCCCCGGCGGCCACCACGGCGGGTAAGCGCGGCCCGCACCCGCTGGAGGTTTTCGAGCGCACGGTGCGGGTCAACCTGATCGGCACCTTCAACGTGATCCGCCTGTCGGCCCAGGCCATGCTGGACCACGAACCCGGCGAGGGGGGCGAGCGCGGGGTAATCGTCAACACCGCCTCGGTGGCCGCCTATGACGGGCAGATCGGACAGGCAGCCTACGCGGCCAGCAAGGGGGGTGTGGTGGGCATGACCCTGCCCATCGCCCGTGACCTGGCCCGCAGCGGCATACGCGTGGTCACCGTGGCTCCCGGCATCTTCGAGACGCCGATGCTTCAAGGGCTGCCGCAGGAGGCCCAGGATTCGCTGGGCCAGCAGGTGCCGTTTCCCAGCCGCCTGGGCCGCGCCGACGAATACGCCGCGCTGGTGCGGCACATCT from Deinococcus sp. AJ005 includes:
- a CDS encoding 3-hydroxyacyl-CoA dehydrogenase, whose amino-acid sequence is MNLKDKTVLITGAASGLGAGTARMVAGAGGFPLMLDLNAEAGEALAGELGGLFVRADVASESDVQAALDAGRERFGALHGAVSCAGIAPAATTAGKRGPHPLEVFERTVRVNLIGTFNVIRLSAQAMLDHEPGEGGERGVIVNTASVAAYDGQIGQAAYAASKGGVVGMTLPIARDLARSGIRVVTVAPGIFETPMLQGLPQEAQDSLGQQVPFPSRLGRADEYAALVRHIFENGMLNGETIRLDGAIRMAPR